The proteins below are encoded in one region of Triticum aestivum cultivar Chinese Spring chromosome 1B, IWGSC CS RefSeq v2.1, whole genome shotgun sequence:
- the LOC123077922 gene encoding uncharacterized protein: MEEQLRLPCRCNYSCHATYYAGGDTAIVPWQASQIAGGARHFGVTDHTRWPNAAQQEPTTTVNSGAGTSTAGSSERTEDAFHQPADCHAANNFESESGMAIIPAMPTSTPLNTSTSNTRVDGTAADTEANDETDDDAQEDEDGGQSEIWIVRRSKGILPGIRKVPWICGQHRVP, translated from the exons ATGGAGGAACAACTGCGGTTGCCATGCCGATGCAACTATAGTTGCCATGCCA CGTATTACGCTGGTGGTGACACGGCAATCGTCCCATGGCAAGCTTCACAAATTGCAGGTGGAGCACGACATTTTGGTGtcacagaccacacaagatggCCAAATGCAGCACAACAAG AACCTACAACTACAGTGAACAGCGGtgcggggacatctactgcggggagctctgagcgcacggaagacgcgttccaccagccagcagactgtcatgccgcaaacaatttcgagtcagagtcgggaatggcaatcattccagcaatgccgacgagcacccctttgaacacaagcactaGCAACACTCGAGTAGATGGAACTGCCGCCGATACTGAAGCGAATGATGAAACTGACGACGACGCACAAgaggatgaagatggtgggcaatccGAGATTTGGATCGTTCGCAGAAGCAAAGGAATACTACCAGGCATACGCAAAGTTCCATggatttgcggtcaacaccgagtaccatag